The genomic region tacacatctacaaaataatgaatgcgaacaaaattaagtgacaagtcataagctacgtacgtccaaaccgccacaaaggtagtagcagcgagcagccgtgtctgaatgttgtgattgatgtacccaagccagtctgccacagtcacagttaggcacggggagttcaggaggaacatgagcatccttactagatacgtccggatataactcccgaggacgacctctcttctgccacaacgcctctcggtacatgtctttcatctaataaacgattataattatcacttgtacctaatATGCTTTATAACAGGTTTACACAAACTATCAAATAAAATATACTCATCATATTAATGATACTATATATATTATGAGCAACTAtgaaactaataatcgaaatgataatataataagtttacacaaactatcaaactatgagcaactatgaaactaacaacccaatatacaaaacaAATCAGTTGAGCACCATACCTTGGTCTATGAAGTAAACCACCTCGAATCTTTGAATCCAAATAAATTTGACGAAGTTTTGAAATGAGAGGAATTGTGCTGCTCTCGGCCAGCAGCGCGGCTGTTTTATAGGCgtccgtagctcggcgccaagatctgtggcgccgagctacgaggccgcgtcGCCGCCACATCGATGACAGGTCAGCCCtgggcgcaggtagccgttgctgccacgtcatacctcggcgccataggctgtggcgccgagctgtgttacctcggcgccacaagctatggcgccgagcatcgggtccaaacttgcaaataaaatttctaggggtccaaacgtaaatatttttcaaaagtagggttaaaatacaaaaaattcgggctGGACGACGCCTTCTTCATCCTGGGTGaccgaattttttgcattttgatCCTTCCTCGgaaaaaaatcacgtttagaccctaaaaaatttaatgtcatttttggaccctttgctcggcgccatagcctatggcgccaagGTATGTGCTGCGCtggcacaaacggacgtcgtggcgtcgacgtggcaccgagctcggcgccatagattttGACGCCGAGCTCAATTGTGTACACAAAGCTTGTCTAGCTCAGTCGGTAGAGTACAATGCTCTTAACCTTGTGGTTGTGGGTTGAGTCCCACAGTGGGCGTTTAatatttttttgtctttgtcactgattGTTTTTTGTTGTCtagatttttcgtttatgtcgctaaTTTATCCGTCtagatttatttctcatccagatTTTTTTTTGCGGTTCAGTTTGATCTTGAAGCGAACTCATTCTCGAGTCCAAAACTGCCCGCTGAGATATAACCCAGTTGGGGTTGTTCCTCCCGTCAACCCATAGTGCTTCACCAGTCTGCTTATGCTTGAAGTCTGGATACCTTGGGTTCTTCTGTTGATGGTATGATTTGAGGACATAAGCCAAGCAAACGTTCAGCAGACCTCTTCCAAACAGACTGAGAGACAAATTACTTAAGTAAATAAATAAACACTATACTCATGTTACAAACACTATACAAATGTTTTTAAAAAAACATGTAAATATCaagtcactacacgacggttgatctttagcgacctttattaggtaccaactgttggttgctaaaggttagggaccgacggtcagtcgctaaatccttttatAGCAACGGTcgattggtcgctaaaagtctagaaatgtaacaacttatggttggtcgctatagatgttGTCGGGGACTAGcagtgggtcgctatagagcaaggatcactatcaaatcttatagcctgaacgtacctgtagatgttagtgactaaaaattaattaaaacaagtaaacattgatagctaaattgtagtaaagaaaaaaaaagaattgtagaaaagaaaaaaagaattatGGAAAAGAAAACTGTAACACCATAAAAatcataaaataaaaataatgcatttagttattaatgatatttatggtaatgaattttcttttaagtgtttgttatgtatttgcatttggaataatttttttattgcgcatgattgatttttgttattgaataacattttttcttaaatgaaaatcctagtaaataaaaaatataataattattagcccaaaaattaatattttatttataaataattttggtttaattacTATAAAtattagggttatttaaaaatatatttcaaatttagaaaaggaaataaaaaagaaaaaaaacaaaacctaACCAAATCGGCCCATTAAAGCTCAGCCGCACTCCCCTAACCCTAACCGGTCGCCACCTAAACCTAGGCGCGCCACTCTCCCTGGCAGCCGCCGTTTGTTGTCGCGAGCGCGTTCCTGCCCCGCCACAGCCGAAGCTCCCAGCGTCCTCCTGCAGGCCGAGCTGAAGGTTCAGCGCGCCGGTGGAGTTCGACGACGAAACTCCGTCACGTCATACCTCTCCGCCTCCCGTCTTCCAGACGTCTCCAATCAGGGCTCCCAGCGTCTCGGAGAAGAGGAGCAGCACGGCACGGCGGCTGTGGCGAGGAAGGCTCCTGTCCCATCCCAACCCAGTTAGCAGCCGCCCAAGGAGGAGGAGATTCAATCGGCGTGCGGGCGTCCGCGGTCCATCCATCGATCCAATTCCAATCTGCAGGTGAGCAGCTCGTTGAGATTCCCAATCAACAGCTCGAATCGCCTGCTCTCCCATCCTATTGAATGAAACTATGGTATAGTGGTTTGCCTAGTTATTATCTCGAATTAATTTGTAAAGATCTCCACTTTGGTTCGATTTGATTGTTTCTTCAACTAGTGGCATATTGTTCTGCTTCTTATGTGATTCCATTAGGTCTCTGCGTCACGGCTTGTTCGTGGAGGAGAGGTCGAGAATTTACTAAGTCAACATCTTGTTTTAGGTCATTACTGCATTTGGAAGACTAGGGACAATGTTTGGATGTGATATGTATAATATTAAACCAGATCTTGTTTCCATAGCCAAGGTTAGTTCAATATAAAATACTTATTAATTACAAGAGAACTTCTTTATAAAATTAATGGTGAACTTAATGCACTTTTCCCCCTAATAGGCTCTTTCTTCTGCATATATGCCAATTGGAGCAATTCTCGTTAGCCCAGAAATAACGGATGTAATTTATTCTCAGAGCAATAAACTTGGTAAATCTAATCCCATCATGGTAAATCTATTCTGCATATATGTGTCTGATTAATCCTTCATATAATGGCCGTTAGGGAAAGGAATATTGTAGAACACGTTAACAAAATTGCTCCAAGGTTCCAGGAGGGAATCAAGGCCTTCTCAGGCAGCCCAATTGTTGGGGAGGTGCACATCTAAATGAGAAAATTCTTACTTTTACATACTTCAGAGGATCCTTTCTTCTTGTTTATACTGATACATTGGTTGCTCCTCCATACAGATACGCGGTCTGGGACTGATACTTGGAACTGAATTTGTCGACAACAAATCTCCAAATGATCCATTTCCAGCTGAATGGGGTTCATTGTTTTATTGATCTCATGTCCCCTTTTCAAACATTTCAGAAGTAATCCAACTTTAAGGCGGCCCAAAATTGTTCTCTGAAGAGTTAACTTAATGTTATGAATTAGCGTAGCATGTCGAGGCAAAATTCGTCACTATCCCCAGAGTTAGAAGAAACCTTGCCGAGTTGATTAATGGTGACAGTATATTGATTTTATTACGACTGGTAACTCCAGGTGTTGGTTCGATATTTGGCACGGAGTGCGAGAAGCGTGGGATGCTCATCAGGGTGGCTGGGGACAGCATCATGCTGTCACCCCCGCTGATCATGACTCCCAATGAAGTCGAAGAAGTAAGACCATTTTACAGTCACTTTTTGCCTTACTGATACAATCATCTAACCATCATGAGACTGACAGAAGCCTGATTGCCCTCTTAGATCATAAGCAAATTCGGCGATGCTCTAAAGGCTACAGAGGAacggattggagaactgaaatccagGAAGAATTAGCCGATGCTGCTGGTTGTAACGACGGTGAGGATGGTGATGGCAGTGTCCAATATACAGTATATTTTCAAACTTTATTTCAGTAAAGTGCTGGGCTGGAACCTTGTAGTCGGTTGCATAGCGACAGTTGTTTCTTGATATGGAGCAATAAGGAATGCATCTGCTTAATCAGAGTAGCATACCCTTGGCTTTGTGGTAATTGGTATAGTGTAGAGCCATAGTCGGATCCTTCATTGCGAATTGTTACTTTTGTTGGATCATGATGTTCAGTTCAGTCATGTACCATGTTTAGTGTTCTTACCATTTTGCTTTTATTTTCGTTACTGTTCAGTCATAGACTAAATAAACAACTTAATAGATGTAATGATGAATAGAAATAATAGGATACATTGGTTGCTCCTCCATACAGATACGCCACCTAGGGATGTTATTCCCTTTGAAAGGTGATCAGCTGGGCGCCTGCTACCTGACCGCCTGGGGCCATCGCTCCCCTTAGGGTTGGGGGTCACTGGCCATGTCCTTGAGGATTACCTGACCGGCTTGTGGAGGATAGATGTAGCTGTTTGGTAGTCTACTATTTGTCTATATGTAGCTGTTTGGTAGTCTAGATTATATAAATGTAGATTATAATTTACTTATTGCAATTATCACTTGTCTTGCAGACATGCAATTGAAAATGATAATTGATCTTTTTTATGGGCGAAGTGTTGAAGATGGCTTTGGTGAAGGAAATGTCTTGTTAGCATCAAGTAAGTGGCGACATCACAACCCCTACAAGCTTGTGCCTTAAAACAAGAGGATACAAGAAGTTGGAGTGCTTTTGTGAAGGCTTTTGCGAATCACTTAAAGCGTTAGtacttttgtgaatgattttgtaaagtgtttgcaaatatgtgcaaaacataataacatgtgtaggttttgtgaatgattttgttgtggtgtcTGTTGATGGTTTATGTATGTGGATCTatcattgtgcaatactaattaaatttgtatatctatgtgattatgtgtataaaaattggtgatttgtgatgcttttgtatatATAACAGTTGTTAATGCCAATTAATGGTATATTATCATTATTAACGACTATAACTAGGggcaactttctgttggttgctaaatgtatagtataacgactcacgattggttgctaaatctatagtacaacaacccacagttggtcgctaaatatacaatattagcaatggacggtcggtcgctaaagagATGTCGGTcgttaaagcctttagcgacggcacttacagcgaccatccttatgggtcgctaaaagtttttagcgaccaaccgtaggtcgctgaaggccgttttagcaaccaaccgtaggtcgctgtaagtgaaccatcGTGTAGTGAGTCTATCT from Zea mays cultivar B73 chromosome 6, Zm-B73-REFERENCE-NAM-5.0, whole genome shotgun sequence harbors:
- the LOC103631410 gene encoding probable gamma-aminobutyrate transaminase 3, mitochondrial is translated as MAVRERNIVEHVNKIAPRFQEGIKAFSGSPIVGEIRGLGLILGTEFVDNKSPNDPFPAEWGVGSIFGTECEKRGMLIRVAGDSIMLSPPLIMTPNEVEEIISKFGDALKATEERIGELKSRKN